The region TGAGGATCAGCATGGAAAAATCCAGTATCTAGCAACTGCAATGGAAATAAGTaagaaattaaatgatataCTCACTGATGCAAGCTAGTCTAAACGGAACTGAATATATTAACAGTTAAATATCTATTGAAGTCCAAGTCAGTGACTCGgtatagttttattaaaaacaaaaacaaaaagatataTCTCCAGCCATGTGACGCCTACTTATCATATTTAGAAACAGAATGTGGAGCAATAAATAAATGGAAGCAGCTTCAACCACTGCGCTCTCAGGCATGcaattttttgtatatttttccTTCACTTCCAAGAACCCAGAGCAAAAACCCATAAATCATAGAGTTCATTCACCAGGACTCAAACTCTACTTAGATGCTAACTTCCAAGCATATCATGGACCAAACTTTATGTAACATGCCTAATCAACAAGAAGAACAAGCAGAGGAACTCAAGAGCTTTCACATGAAAAATACAACATTTGAATTGGAATCATGGATGAAAATGGACTGACGAGGTATCCTTGGAGGATATACCCAATCAAGTGCAGCAATAGTGGAGTACCTGCTTCAAGTAGCATATAACCCCCACATTGACCAAGTCTCCAACATCACTTTCTGTACTTTGTGAAAGTTTTTCTCCGTCAATCCATCCTGTAGTAAGAACCTTTCTCGTAGTATGCTTTTCATAGGTCTTTGGTACAACAACCTGAAACAAAAAAGTTACAGCACTGTGTGATGTCACTGGCACAAATTTCTAACAGATTAGGTTTTGTTTAGTTTCACCTTGTTTTCATATTTCACACGCACACATTTAGATATTTGAGGTTAGCAGTGGATTTAGCAGtacaaacaaataaaagagCATAACAAGCAAAAAAAGGGGCTAcctaatatatcaaataatccAATAGAAAAAAATCAGAGACCATTGGAAGAAATCCGACTCACCTGTGGAAGGTCCTTCTTCATCATTTCAGCAAATATAGTTCCATTTTGACCTTCATTGACATAATCAAGTTCCTCAAAAAAACGAGCTGCCCATTCATCAACCAATCCAACAACATCTACAGAGATCTGAGAAATGGAAAACAAATGAGGGAAGGAGTAGAACATCACCATTTTGAGTTAGAAGCTAAATAAGCCTTAAACAAATTGAAATCTGATGGTAGATCTATAAGAAAACGCTACCTGAGGAAATTTGCggagaaacaaacccaaattcCGTATAATGAACAGATCAACTGTTACTGTTTCAAGAACAAAAGGCCTCTGAACTTTGACAGCTACCAAATCCCCATTTTCTTTTAGGCGACCCTTATATACCTGTCCGAGCGATGCTGCCATAGAGATACCATAAGAAGGATAAGTACCTATGGAAATACTTAGCTAAGAAGCTAAAAAACTTCTTCCAATAACTCAGAACACTAAGAATACCAGCAGCaattggagaagaagaaagcTCAGAATAGATTTCATGCCATGGCTGACCAAACTCCTCTTCAATGAGAGCCATTGCTATATCATCTGGAAATGAAGGAACCTTTGTacatcaccaaatagagaaatTCAGGTATTAAAAGGTGTAACCTAAATCCATGGGATCTGGACAAAATTAATCAGTATCACCAACATGAATGATTATGAGCATATTCATATTTCCAGTTAACATAGGAATGCAGGCTGATAGACAGTTCAAGATTAATTCTCTTCCAAACAGCATCAAGTTCATGAATATGCATATAAGCAAATTTTGAGACTTAATCATGGCTGCTATgagacaaaaattaaaagaatggATGCCATGTCGACCATGAATTGCAATTTGCTCCAATATGCAGAGACATAATCAGTAAGTGCAACAAACTGAAACCCAATTCAGAAGATAAGGTAGGAGTGAAATCCTTTAATCCTCTTCACACAAAAAAAAAGCACAATTCAGAAAGTTATaggcaaaaataaaatacaggACAAATAATTTTGGTGAAATGAGCACACTAAAGGTCAAGGTAATGGTAAAGAGGAATACAATAAACGCAATATCAGCATAAGCTATTGCTCAAGCTTAATTTCAGTGACATGGCATTAATGCAACAGTTATTTATCACATGTTCTATGGTAGCAACAGGCATGACAACGAAGAGAACACCTTCAAATGTATATAGATTACAAGCTGCAGAGGCTCAAATTATTGCACAAATATTATCTTTTTCTGTGATTATCTTCATCCTTTATAACTTCACAGCTTTCATATGTTAACATTTTTCAACTGCATCTTTAAAACATCCTCCACCTATCATGAATTTTATTTCATACTATACATATGTAGAATGTTCACATTTGAGTATCAATATATCAAGTTCCTCAAGCATCCATATTATATGAAAGTGATTAATACAATAATTATAGAATTGTTAAGTTCTATCTTTATTTCTACATAACATAAGGTGGCACAATCAAATGAAATTTCCTTATATGCTGCAATGGAAAAGAAAGAAATGCACGATTAATTTACCTTATCACAAAGTTTTTGAAGCTCAGTCATTGCACTGGGTGATAATATATCTGGTCGAATACTCAATGCTTGACCAAGTTTAATATATGCTGGACCCAAAGAAGTTACAATTTCCCTCAATTCAATGGCTCTAGTAACTTCATTCTGATTATGATAATGTACAAGAGATAAATTAGAAAAGATTGACTTGAAGCTAATAATATTTAGAAGTCCCTACATTGAAAGTCAGTACCATGTACAAGTACAACTAAATTTCATGCCAATACTAAAATCATAGCATAATATGAAAATATGAGGCAAATGAATCAAAATACGGATGAAACATTCACCTCTTTAACCTTCTTGTTAATAATATCCAAAGCAATACGTGAGAGAAAACCCCCAGCAACTGAAAGTAACTGAACAATTCTCGTAGCAACAGCACGTGGTCGATTTCCCCAGTAAGTCGCAATGGTGGCTGGATCATATACAGTTGGCAAAAATTCACTGCTTTCATCAACctgaaaaaataacaaacatccaagcaaaacaaaacatatGAAATCATTTACTTACCTAtgaaaacaaacataaaaatcgCATTACGGGGGAAAACACAAGTCATTTACTGTCAAACAATCTTTTccaaactgtttgaaatcaattcatacaaaaaaaaaatcattgagaatttattttacaattataaTACCTCAACCAAGCGAAGCTTAATATTATCATCAGCAAACTGAGAATCTCTTAAATTTTGTCCACGTAAGCCTTTCATTAGTATCGACAATTGTTCATTTTCTTCCATTTGTGCCCTCACTCTTTTGATTTCCTGCGACACTTCTCCGAAACTCTGCCACGTATTCcaaaaatcaattcaatcagtaactaaattaaaaaaaaatcaactcaacTGAGCAAACAAGCTTAATTATCAGTCAACTTAAACTTACTGTAGAGGCTACTCCGTTGACTGGTTTCAACGGAGTAGCCGAGGATCTCGATGATGACGATGAAACTCCGTTAACAGTTTTGCCGTTAATATTATTTGAAGACGGAATTGACCTAGTCGATCCGTTGAGATTCTCCGTTGACGATGATTTAGACGGTCCGGTTTGAGTAGGTTTCGGTTCGGTTGCGATAGCGAAAACACGGTTAACTCGTTTTCGAACTGGAACATTAATTCTATTAGGTGAAGGTGAGATGAAGCGGCGACTAGGCTCGATTCCGCCGTAGACGAGCTGTGGAGCCGCCGTGTCCATAGCAGCAGAGGAGACGATACAGGCTGAGAAGTGGTAGTTATGAACGGAGAGAGAGTGAGAACAGTATGAGTTCTGttgtattttgttttgaatttttcttaaaagaaaaaataacgaGGGAGAGAGCTGTGGAGGGTGAGGGAACACGTGGCAATATATAGATCGAAGAGGGTGTGGGTCTGGCTAGTAGTACTACTGACCAAGTTCATTGGGTAGTGTTTTGCGCGAAAATCGTGGGGCGGTAATAAACAGTACTTTTCAAGGATTTTAAGGGATAAATTTCACTTATAATCCCTGATATTTCAACTATTTGTCACTAAAATGTTTTCATTTCAGTTTTATAACTCGAAAGGctaaatgtcgtaaaaaggccaaacctttcataaaaatttcacaaaagtgctgaccttttaattttgtcgattttggccaaaaattgattatttggtttcacaaaagtcctgacctttcaattttatcgattttggccaaaaataaattatttgatttcacaaaaatcatgacctttcaatatatgtgcatgccacgtaggtgccacataggcaaattgaaatcaaattgagagttgaccacaattgaaaccaaataatctgtttttggccaaaatcgacaaaattgaaaggtcaggacttttgtaaaaaaaattataaaaggtttggcctttttacgacatttggccaattaaaaagtatatactagtaatatttaaataagtgtacttattattaattttatatattttctgtcTACAAATAATAGatgctataaataaaaaattaacacatCATATTATTCAATTTATGTCATGCTTCGATAAgattgtttatataaatttagcTTCTGACTAAAACCTTCTGGATTAGGTAACATTTTAATGCTATTACGATCCGTTTTTTAATGGGAGCTTTTTAAtcagtatatgtggtaaaaacttttttattatattccTTTAAATACTGGGAACATTTTAGTTATAAAAATGAGATAGAATGATTTGATGAAAGATTGATGAAATGTGAGGGATTGTGAAAGAaaatgaggaaattacaccatttacaaacaaaaataaaaaaaattacaaaactacatattgacttttttcatttataaaaatcttaataatatttacaaaagtacaaaaaaataaaaacaagtatcaaacatacggtgtatactgtggatataatgtcagtatactaataaactaacattatatcaacattataccaaaattataccaacattatacatattgagattttattaatattaaataaaagtttaccaaaattacatcaaatcgtatactaaaactaaattaataatataccaaattATACAAAGagtataccaagagtgtacacatcaaaatatactgaaattttattattacatcaatattacaccacatcgcatactaaatattaacctaacaatatactaaaattataccaacaatatacaaattctctagttcattaccaactatagtgaaaaatacatataaaaaaatacatgttatcaactaaaaaatatatataaaaatttataatcgatataccgaaaatatactgaaattataccaataataaatcaaatattatttttaaattatctgatttatagttttaatattcgaaaattataccataattataccgacattatacaaatcgtacttttgtaattaattttcattttttggtacttttgtaattaattttaaatcattcgtatttttgtaaataaaaaaaatttacagatacttttataaatatttaaaaaaaattaggtacttttgtcatcgtcccaaagaaaattactaaatttcaGTGACAAACGTGGAGATTTCTTTTGATGGGTCTAGGCTTACGATAGGCCCTATCAAGACCAGACAATTGGGCCTAGTCATTTTAGGTCCAGGATTAAGCTGGCATGGTCCAAACTGTGAGCTCTCTTTTTTCCATAAACTACTATATATTGACAAATTGTAAGTATTTTAGTAGGTTTTAAATAAAGacaacataaaaatataattaaaaaataatattaatggaTAAATTTTTTGGGACAAAAGCCACTAGACAATATCGgagcataaaaatataattaactatttaaaattttaagagacCGATAAATatgatcaaatcaaattaaatagttaaaaaaaccATTAATGAAATCCCACCTTAGCTAGTAGAATCCATTTAATTAcattcaatttcaaatttgaatttatattttaaacaaaaaatatattttttgatcatccaaattaaaaatgtctaaattattaaaataataaatattcaataagtctcaataaaataataaatatacactCGATCAAAAACTTACAAGTAAGAcatatttgagaaaaaatgaaaaaaaaatatgtgaagCACTCTTAGAGAAAAggtaaaaataatttcataatattcttttattttttatacatcatagttttctttattttattaacattaaactatataattcacggtttttaaagatgaagaaaTTTTCTATCTAACTTCATAGAGCCGTGAAGCGGTGCAACATTACCTTAGAGAGAGAAATCATCTAGAGAGAGAATGCTCAATTTTCTCCGTTTTCGAGCGCATGGAACGGTGATTTTCGGCTTTTAGCCTGATATCATCGTCTCTTAACTCGTTTCTTTCAACATTTTGTTGTCTGTTTGAATAAATTATTTCGTTTTTTGGAGTTTCGGTATGTTTTGTTCATGGTTTCTGTAGATCCTTAGATTGTTCAagattttttagcgattgttcAAACTTTAAATTAAAGTTCTTGATGATTCAAGGTTTTTTATCCTCGTTTAAAGTATTATAGCAGCGGAACATGTGATTAATAGAAGTTACGAGGGTGTGATTGGTGCCAGGAAATTCTTAACACTTGAATTTATTCTGTTTTAGTCACCtgtaaaatttgtatttttaaatttctattattgTTTCGCTTCTTGTcttatattgattataaatttcagtgattttttttttattttttcgatcTACAATGTACTTCAGTTTTAGGATGTAATCAGTTAATTCTATCTATAATATCTATcgtttggcaaaaaaaaaatatataatttatgttttcatatcaaaaatatcaatgtttatcttatttaactattaatttttatatgtttctttcttttaaatcatttattgtttaaaaaataaaacttgaatCGGTCGAATAACCGGGTGAGTTTTTCCGCCAGAGCAGAAGAAACAGCGGCTACAGCAGGTAATTCAGTTTCAAATCCCGAAgaaaatagtaaataaaatGATGACTAGATATATCGCATACAGGTGGCAACACTTCAGACCAACATGTCCTAGAACAACTGACTTAACGAACTTAGACATACATCACGTCTAAGTTCATCCATTTATTCCCATTCTTCATCCATGATCCATTTATATATAACAAACTCTCCTCACAAATCACCAAAGCTAtgaaaacaaactaaaaaaacCCACAAAATCCCCACTTCTTTGTCATCTCAGTTGTTTTTTAGTGTTAAAAAGTTTTTGAGCAGAGGGTTTATTTAGAGGTTTAAtaagttaaatattttaagaagAATTAGATGATGAGGACTAATTATATTGCTCAAGAAGCTCCATTTCATGTTGTTCATAAACTTCCTCCTGGTGATAGTCCTTATGTCAGAGCCAAACATGTTCAGGtaaatatatatctttttttctAATGAATTACATAACCGCTAATctgttaggtcgtgggttcgattttTTCCAAAGAGcgtttttttacaaaatgttcatttttatttagCTTGGCTATGTATAATTTAGtattttcttttggtttttGTATGATATTTTGTTTGTGTTGAATTAGGTTGTTACTCACTTGATCCATATTATGTTCTCtagttttgtttaatttctaattttctACGCATAGCATACATTAATTAGTGTTATGTTTAACACTGTGATTAGTGTGATTAGTGAGGCAGGAGACTTTCATTAGCTTTGATTAGAAAATTTTACATGGGGATAGATTCTCAGGAAACAAACAGTACTTAACTTGCAAATAAACATTCTCAATTtgttatttgttttcaaatatgtgcttgattttttttagggtTGCTTAAGATATTTTGTTGGATTTCACATGCTCTctacaaataaagaaaatgtaCAAATGCATTtatttttctgggttttctgtttttcttaaTTTGGAAACCTTTTGATGACATGAAACTTATTATGTACTTATAGcaataatttttgtatttatgtGCATACCCTACCATTGGTTGCTTTTAAATTCCATGAAGCTTATAGAATTTGTTATATCAAATGAGGTGGCATAATTGTAAGGTTGTTGTAATGTCTAGTCCAAATATCGTGATTAGAATTAAGACTCTTTGAAGTCGGTTTAGTTCATCTAatgaaattttatctttcgatGAAAAAAACCGAGGTGGCATAACAACTTGGTTAGTTGGTTCTTCTTTAGGGGAATGaggtttattaaattttagataGAATGTGCATTAAGGGTAATTTTCTTGGTGTGTGTGATTACATGCTATGTCACTATCAGTACATGGAGTAGATGATTGTTTGTATTGTTAGCTTGAAAATAAAGCTTCTTTACTTATTGctggatttttattttttttactttagttGAAGTTTGTGTTGTCTCAATGGTATACAGCTAGTTCTGAAGGATCCAGAAGCGGCCATAGTTTTGTTTTGGAAGGCGATAAATGCCGGAGATAGAGTCGATAGCGCTCTCAAGGATATGGCGGTAGTTATGAAACAGCAGGATAGAGCAGAGGAAGCAATTGAAGCTATAATAGCTTTTAGGGACCACTGCTCCAAGCAAGCCCAAGAATCCTTAGACAATGTTCTCATTGACTTATACAAGGTGCCTATATAATAGAGTAAAAGTTAGAATTAACTAAGGTTCATTTCGCCCTTCCAACTTGggaaaaaagattaaaagaatCCAAGTCCGTGGTTTAGGACAAGAACACCCgcattttgtcaattttgggtCATTTTACACATTTGATCGTCAAGAATGATGTCAGATTGGGGTGTAATTTGATCGAAAATTGACAAGCTGTAGATTTTTTTCCAAGAACCACGAATTTGGACTCTTTTGATTTTTCCTCTCAAGTTGGAGGGGCGAAATGAACTTTTCTTGAATTCAgaatatatatatcttttaaacttttctggTAATTTGTCTTGGAGTAACATTGGCAAATATTGGACAAACATGAAACCTTCTACAAAAAATGTATTGTCCTGCTATATTTTTTGGTATTAATTGTGAATAA is a window of Mercurialis annua linkage group LG2, ddMerAnnu1.2, whole genome shotgun sequence DNA encoding:
- the LOC126668416 gene encoding uncharacterized protein LOC126668416 yields the protein MDTAAPQLVYGGIEPSRRFISPSPNRINVPVRKRVNRVFAIATEPKPTQTGPSKSSSTENLNGSTRSIPSSNNINGKTVNGVSSSSSRSSATPLKPVNGVASTSFGEVSQEIKRVRAQMEENEQLSILMKGLRGQNLRDSQFADDNIKLRLVEVDESSEFLPTVYDPATIATYWGNRPRAVATRIVQLLSVAGGFLSRIALDIINKKVKENEVTRAIELREIVTSLGPAYIKLGQALSIRPDILSPSAMTELQKLCDKVPSFPDDIAMALIEEEFGQPWHEIYSELSSSPIAAASLGQVYKGRLKENGDLVAVKVQRPFVLETVTVDLFIIRNLGLFLRKFPQISVDVVGLVDEWAARFFEELDYVNEGQNGTIFAEMMKKDLPQVVVPKTYEKHTTRKVLTTGWIDGEKLSQSTESDVGDLVNVGVICYLKQLLDTGFFHADPHPGNLIRTPDGKLAILDFGLVTKLTDDQKYGMIEAIAHLIHRDYGAIVKDFVKLGFIPEGVNLEPILPVLAKVFDQALEGGGAKNINFQELASDLAQITFDYPFRIPPYFALIIRAIGVLEGIALVGNSEFAIVDEAYPYIAQRLLTDESPRLRSALRYTIYGKSGVFNAERFIDVMQAFENFITAAKSGGGESLNGNMAELGILQTQTGFNFPSFAPTANQPSQPIQTRAALGFLLSEKGNFFREFLLDEIVKGIDAVTREQLVRILAILGVGNGPPVFSMVPGPFRPAGLLPTITEEDTIILNNVQKIIDFLTAGSSMSRTSPQDTSVARIIQEFLPILPGISAKVLPEVLSRLSSRVAARIIRDTFL